A genome region from Paludibacterium sp. B53371 includes the following:
- a CDS encoding zinc ribbon domain-containing protein YjdM, whose amino-acid sequence MSQIPACPQCAMENTYPDGDNYVCADCGHEWSALATAASEEEAAPVKDANGTILHDGDAVVLIKDLKVKGSSITLKMGSKVKSIRLVSGGDHEVDCRMDAGNFMLKACFLKKV is encoded by the coding sequence ATGTCCCAGATTCCCGCCTGCCCACAATGCGCCATGGAAAACACCTATCCGGATGGCGACAACTATGTCTGTGCCGATTGCGGCCACGAGTGGTCGGCGCTCGCCACAGCGGCCAGTGAAGAAGAGGCCGCACCGGTCAAGGATGCCAACGGCACCATCTTGCATGATGGCGATGCCGTGGTCCTGATCAAGGATCTCAAGGTCAAGGGGAGTTCCATCACCCTCAAAATGGGTAGCAAAGTCAAAAGCATCCGCCTGGTCAGCGGCGGCGATCACGAAGTGGATTGCCGCATGGATGCCGGCAACTTCATGCTCAAGGCCTGCTTCCTGAAAAAAGTCTGA